A single window of Sphingobium sp. SCG-1 DNA harbors:
- a CDS encoding DUF3320 domain-containing protein: protein MATRTVGDTDEQTSVFQSDLPIDDKLDRARMELLDLSARNRLLNMPRSEKSAKAVQVVDEKSAQIFRLLVSEGKVFTFLAGRLSPQNTAEGEEEPDEIADLAQPEDDELDEKGRASRHVDTRLQTRLTSKGLQKRLLELFYDARTLEEEQGVNILYLALGALKWIDPQNTANVRYAPLLLVPVSLERGNAGEKFKLRARQEDFAANLSLEAYLDRVHGIRLPAFEATDGFDFDGYVAGVADAVAAKHGWEVIADDVTLGFFSFAKFLMYRDLDPASWPAGSLIGERPLIRGLLAEGFEGSDGMIPEDAKIDGFIPPADMLHIVDSDSSQALVVHEVRQGRDMVVQGPPGTGKSQTIANIVASAVADGKTVLFVAEKMAALEVVKRRLDATGVGDACLELHSNKANKRAVLDELRRTWELGAPRGQEPGTLNTRLLEARDQLNGHADRMHRAHPVAGLTPFQTIGQLIRLRLDGERPNDVRLESATSWSADGFTDRRSVLAELAERVEAIGIPSEHPWRGVGLAAILPMDVERLVARLAGVLEGLTGLDAAQHALAETLQAEPAPRLADVARLVKLARRVASAPDLTSTALSSQAWPDHRSEITALLDVGAQHAAMRDELRDAFLEEAWTTDFEEVRETLEPLPGDFDAEAFALVADVARRLPTLLAAGSALARAVGREAPATLVDIRRLVDVSERVAAAPEANAEVFAADLWETGVERAGDLASTVAKLEDAQARTRGWLLDGAWDADLSAARSTLASHGTGFLRIFSGEWRRANRLVRSFLTNPEQPLEDTLGQLDALASGQAARREIESDDALGRVAFGDHWRGARTSSEPLVAIVDWMRSLKGLGAEPRMIAAQKPDAARVSSEIATVTAELGDASKAVIELRDVLKGAWTVVFGEAGASDRADLNAALARTAGIAGADRITAAVMQSVSSTLDERRTLLGRIVEGQEFAAQLVAGGSLGRLAFGEAWHGPSSEWERLTSAAEWIRANDDIRMLASRLADRAEPAARGEAIEADVRLLCEDVAQIQADLMLDATQAAGFPALVEAPISALVDRLQLWASSGERISSWVAYRDRAEKAAELGCGDVVERLRDGRLSTVQLIPAFEMAYFEAIYADQVRIEPDLGRFDGTMHGRLAREFAEMDRQRIAAAGVEVVRAHHRAVPPRDGGSVGPLGVLRGEMQKRRGHMPIRRLMEKAGPAVQALKPVLMMSPLSVAQFLTPGEFYFDLLVMDEASQIQPVDALGAIARAKQVVVVGDPKQLPPTAFFAKMTGAGSEDEEDDGTRVADIESILGLFTARGLPTRMLRWHYRSKHESLIAVSNRQFYESKLFIVPSPYTAEAGMGLRFHRIPEGIFDAGGTRTNQVEAKRVVEAIVAHAREYPNLSLGVAAFSAAQRRAILDQLELLRRDLPPELDSFFQGAHPAEPFFVKNLENVQGDERDVIFISVGYGPTVAGGRVPMRFGPLGTEGGERRLNVLISRAKQRCEVFSSMTDEDIDPDFAASRKGVFAFRMFLHYARTGRLTIAESTGRDHDSVFEEQVAKALQARGYQVHRQVGLAGFFIDLAVADVERPGRYLIGIECDGASYHDARSARDRDRLRQSVLESHGWTIHRIWSTDWFQRPNEQIELAVARIEAAKAEHDAAAEKRHHRAVPIDVVTVEREDVTEIGLERAVTPALTEDNLYVEAVLTRPAHRLEELHETPMGLLSELAEQVVAMEGPVHIDEVIDRIRDAWGLKRAGARIQSAIERAIGISAKMQRIVAEGEFLDLPGREPVVRDRSATRSPMLRKAEMLPPSEMQAAATRIVRENFGATADQVVQAVSRALGIRSTSAQVKGVILEAVEAEVGAGRLAWQGDMLVPAN from the coding sequence GTGGCGACTCGCACTGTCGGTGACACGGACGAACAGACTTCAGTTTTTCAGAGCGATCTGCCCATCGACGACAAGCTGGACAGAGCGAGGATGGAGCTGCTCGACCTGTCGGCTAGGAACCGCCTCCTCAACATGCCGCGGTCCGAAAAGAGCGCGAAGGCCGTTCAGGTCGTCGATGAGAAGAGCGCTCAGATATTCAGACTGCTGGTCAGCGAGGGAAAGGTCTTCACCTTCCTCGCCGGACGCCTATCGCCGCAGAATACCGCTGAGGGTGAGGAGGAGCCGGACGAGATCGCAGATCTCGCCCAGCCGGAAGATGACGAGCTGGATGAGAAGGGACGAGCCTCCCGCCATGTCGACACCCGTCTTCAGACCCGCCTGACCTCTAAGGGGTTGCAGAAGCGGCTGCTCGAACTCTTCTACGACGCCCGCACCCTCGAAGAGGAGCAGGGCGTTAACATTCTGTATCTCGCCCTTGGCGCGTTGAAGTGGATCGACCCTCAGAACACGGCCAATGTGCGCTACGCACCACTGCTTCTCGTCCCGGTCTCACTCGAGCGCGGCAACGCTGGCGAGAAGTTCAAGCTGCGGGCCCGTCAGGAGGACTTCGCCGCGAACCTATCACTGGAGGCTTATCTCGACCGCGTTCACGGTATCCGGCTTCCCGCGTTCGAGGCGACCGACGGTTTCGACTTCGACGGCTACGTCGCCGGGGTGGCCGACGCCGTCGCCGCGAAGCACGGCTGGGAGGTCATCGCCGACGACGTGACGCTCGGCTTCTTCTCGTTCGCAAAGTTCCTGATGTATCGGGATCTCGATCCGGCGAGTTGGCCCGCAGGATCGCTGATTGGCGAGCGGCCGCTGATCCGAGGGCTTCTCGCCGAGGGCTTCGAGGGCAGCGACGGCATGATTCCGGAGGATGCCAAGATCGACGGCTTCATCCCGCCGGCGGACATGCTTCATATCGTCGACAGCGACAGTTCGCAGGCGCTGGTCGTCCATGAGGTCCGTCAGGGACGGGACATGGTGGTCCAGGGTCCGCCCGGCACCGGAAAGAGCCAGACGATCGCGAATATCGTGGCGTCTGCGGTGGCGGACGGCAAGACGGTGCTGTTCGTCGCCGAGAAGATGGCCGCGCTGGAGGTGGTGAAGCGTCGCCTTGATGCGACGGGCGTGGGCGACGCATGCCTCGAATTGCACAGCAACAAGGCAAACAAGCGCGCGGTACTCGACGAGCTCCGCCGCACTTGGGAGCTTGGAGCGCCACGCGGCCAGGAGCCAGGCACGTTGAACACTCGCCTTCTGGAAGCGAGGGATCAACTGAACGGGCACGCCGACCGCATGCACCGTGCCCATCCGGTCGCGGGACTTACCCCGTTCCAGACCATAGGGCAGCTCATCAGGCTGCGGCTCGACGGCGAGCGTCCCAACGACGTGCGGCTCGAGAGCGCCACTTCTTGGAGCGCGGACGGGTTCACGGACAGGCGCTCCGTTCTCGCCGAATTGGCGGAGAGGGTCGAGGCCATCGGCATCCCCTCTGAACATCCGTGGCGCGGCGTCGGTCTGGCGGCGATCCTTCCGATGGACGTGGAGCGTCTCGTCGCCCGCTTGGCGGGCGTCCTTGAAGGATTGACCGGTCTCGACGCGGCGCAGCACGCCTTGGCCGAGACGCTTCAGGCGGAGCCGGCGCCCCGCCTCGCGGATGTCGCCCGGCTAGTGAAACTGGCGCGGCGCGTGGCGAGCGCGCCGGACCTCACCTCGACCGCTCTATCCAGCCAGGCCTGGCCGGACCATCGCTCTGAGATCACGGCCCTGCTTGATGTGGGCGCCCAGCATGCGGCCATGCGCGACGAATTGCGCGACGCTTTCCTGGAGGAAGCCTGGACGACCGACTTCGAGGAGGTGAGGGAGACGCTGGAACCGCTGCCCGGTGATTTCGACGCCGAGGCGTTCGCGCTGGTCGCCGACGTCGCGAGGCGTCTGCCGACGCTGCTGGCTGCTGGGTCAGCCCTCGCTCGCGCGGTAGGGCGCGAGGCCCCGGCCACGCTGGTCGACATCCGCCGTCTCGTTGACGTGTCGGAGCGGGTCGCGGCTGCGCCGGAGGCCAACGCCGAGGTCTTCGCGGCCGACCTGTGGGAGACTGGCGTCGAGCGTGCCGGTGACCTCGCGTCGACGGTGGCGAAGTTGGAGGACGCGCAAGCTCGCACCCGCGGCTGGCTGCTCGACGGCGCCTGGGACGCCGATCTGTCGGCGGCTCGTTCCACGCTAGCATCGCACGGCACGGGATTCCTCCGGATATTCAGCGGCGAATGGCGCCGCGCCAACCGGCTCGTGCGCTCCTTCCTGACGAACCCCGAACAGCCGCTGGAGGACACGCTCGGCCAGCTAGATGCGCTAGCGTCTGGGCAGGCGGCCCGGCGAGAGATCGAGTCCGACGACGCGTTGGGGCGCGTCGCCTTCGGAGACCATTGGCGTGGTGCGAGGACGTCGTCCGAACCACTTGTCGCGATCGTCGACTGGATGCGGTCGCTCAAGGGGCTCGGCGCCGAACCCAGGATGATCGCGGCTCAGAAGCCGGACGCCGCCCGCGTATCGTCCGAAATAGCGACCGTCACTGCGGAACTGGGCGACGCCTCGAAGGCGGTGATCGAGTTACGCGACGTGCTGAAGGGCGCCTGGACCGTGGTGTTCGGCGAAGCGGGCGCTTCCGATAGGGCGGACTTGAACGCCGCACTGGCGAGAACGGCCGGCATCGCGGGGGCGGACCGCATCACTGCTGCGGTCATGCAGTCTGTATCGTCGACGCTCGATGAGCGTCGGACGTTGCTGGGCCGGATCGTCGAGGGTCAGGAATTCGCGGCACAGCTGGTTGCGGGAGGGAGCCTCGGGCGCCTCGCGTTCGGCGAAGCATGGCACGGTCCTTCATCCGAATGGGAGCGGCTGACTAGCGCAGCCGAGTGGATCAGGGCCAACGACGACATCCGGATGCTGGCGAGCCGTCTTGCGGACCGCGCAGAGCCCGCCGCCCGCGGCGAGGCGATCGAGGCGGATGTGAGGCTACTTTGCGAAGACGTGGCCCAGATCCAGGCCGATCTTATGCTAGATGCGACCCAGGCGGCCGGCTTCCCGGCGCTCGTCGAAGCTCCGATCTCTGCTCTCGTAGACCGCCTTCAGCTATGGGCGTCGAGCGGGGAGCGTATTTCGAGCTGGGTCGCGTATCGTGACCGCGCAGAAAAGGCGGCCGAACTGGGGTGCGGCGACGTGGTTGAGAGGCTACGCGACGGTCGACTCTCCACGGTGCAGCTCATACCCGCGTTCGAGATGGCCTATTTCGAGGCGATCTACGCCGATCAGGTGCGGATCGAGCCGGACCTTGGCCGGTTCGACGGGACAATGCACGGAAGACTGGCCCGCGAGTTCGCGGAGATGGACCGTCAGCGCATCGCCGCCGCCGGCGTTGAGGTCGTCCGTGCCCACCACCGGGCGGTCCCGCCGCGCGACGGCGGTTCGGTGGGTCCGCTGGGCGTCCTGCGCGGGGAGATGCAGAAGCGGCGTGGACACATGCCCATCCGCCGTCTCATGGAAAAGGCGGGCCCGGCGGTGCAGGCACTGAAGCCAGTGCTGATGATGAGCCCGCTTTCCGTCGCCCAGTTCCTGACGCCCGGCGAGTTCTACTTCGACCTGCTGGTCATGGACGAGGCGAGTCAGATCCAGCCCGTGGACGCGCTCGGCGCGATCGCCCGTGCGAAGCAGGTCGTGGTGGTCGGCGATCCCAAGCAGCTACCGCCAACGGCCTTCTTCGCCAAAATGACCGGTGCAGGATCGGAGGACGAGGAGGATGATGGTACCCGTGTCGCCGACATCGAGAGCATCCTCGGGCTTTTCACCGCGCGCGGCCTGCCGACGCGGATGCTCCGGTGGCACTATCGCAGCAAGCACGAGTCGCTGATTGCGGTCAGCAACCGGCAGTTCTACGAGAGCAAGTTGTTCATCGTGCCAAGCCCCTATACGGCCGAGGCCGGCATGGGACTTCGCTTTCACCGCATACCCGAAGGTATCTTCGACGCGGGCGGGACGCGCACCAACCAGGTCGAGGCCAAGAGGGTGGTGGAGGCGATCGTTGCGCACGCCCGCGAGTATCCTAACCTCTCGCTCGGTGTTGCGGCCTTCTCGGCCGCCCAGCGTCGAGCCATCCTCGATCAGCTGGAACTGCTGCGGCGCGATCTGCCGCCGGAGCTGGACAGCTTCTTCCAGGGGGCCCATCCAGCGGAGCCCTTCTTCGTAAAAAATCTGGAGAACGTGCAGGGCGACGAGCGTGATGTGATCTTCATTTCCGTCGGCTACGGCCCGACGGTGGCGGGCGGCCGCGTCCCGATGCGCTTCGGACCGCTGGGGACGGAGGGCGGCGAGCGGCGGCTCAACGTCCTCATCAGCCGCGCGAAGCAGCGCTGCGAGGTGTTCTCCTCCATGACCGACGAGGATATCGATCCCGATTTTGCGGCGAGCCGCAAGGGCGTCTTCGCCTTCAGGATGTTCCTCCACTATGCCCGCACCGGCCGCCTGACGATCGCGGAGAGCACTGGCCGCGATCACGACAGCGTGTTCGAGGAGCAGGTCGCCAAGGCGCTGCAGGCGCGCGGCTACCAGGTCCATCGCCAGGTGGGCCTAGCTGGCTTCTTCATCGATCTCGCCGTCGCCGACGTGGAGCGCCCGGGGCGCTACCTCATAGGCATCGAGTGCGATGGCGCCTCCTACCATGACGCCCGCTCGGCACGAGACCGCGATCGGCTCCGCCAGTCGGTGTTGGAGAGCCACGGGTGGACGATCCACCGCATCTGGAGCACGGACTGGTTCCAGCGGCCCAACGAGCAGATCGAGCTCGCCGTCGCCCGAATTGAGGCGGCCAAGGCCGAGCACGACGCCGCCGCTGAGAAGCGGCATCACCGTGCCGTACCTATTGACGTGGTGACAGTCGAGCGGGAGGACGTGACGGAGATCGGGCTAGAGAGGGCCGTGACGCCCGCTCTTACGGAGGACAACCTCTATGTCGAGGCGGTCTTGACCCGTCCCGCGCACCGGTTGGAGGAGCTGCACGAAACGCCGATGGGTCTTCTGTCAGAGCTTGCCGAGCAGGTCGTCGCGATGGAGGGACCGGTCCACATCGACGAGGTTATTGACCGGATCAGGGACGCGTGGGGGCTGAAGCGCGCCGGTGCCCGCATCCAGTCTGCCATTGAGCGGGCCATCGGCATTTCCGCGAAGATGCAGCGGATCGTGGCGGAGGGCGAGTTCCTAGATCTGCCAGGGCGTGAACCGGTCGTGCGCGATAGGAGCGCGACAAGGTCGCCGATGCTTCGCAAGGCGGAGATGCTCCCACCCTCCGAGATGCAGGCAGCTGCGACCCGGATCGTGCGGGAGAACTTCGGCGCGACCGCCGATCAGGTGGTCCAGGCCGTCTCCCGTGCCTTGGGCATTCGATCGACGAGCGCGCAGGTCAAGGGTGTCATCCTCGAGGCGGTCGAGGCGGAGGTCGGCGCTGGCCGTCTCGCATGGCAGGGGGACATGCTCGTGCCAGCGAACTGA
- a CDS encoding abortive infection family protein: MPTLPRQDRMCIEELLGMSSGYVMDLTNREFAGLVRDELEIDVEDSAYAARGTSKANRLRHIIETVEPAPAAQLLRALWYHREQRGWTPGEIVEPRPSIVRQRYMQVVERLERQANLSDTDALVAFADNATLDQLIEAINRDVAAGRHAAALDRLHTYCMKRFTYHLDEAGLSHVREEPLQSRVGKYVKWLIETRDLRPMTHQILKNAMGILQQFNDIRNNRSFAHDNDLIDAHEARLIFDTVVAILRFIEPRADAARS, from the coding sequence ATGCCGACGCTACCCCGACAGGACCGGATGTGCATCGAAGAGCTGCTAGGTATGTCCTCGGGATACGTGATGGACCTCACCAACCGAGAGTTCGCCGGCTTGGTGCGAGACGAGCTCGAGATCGACGTCGAGGATTCCGCCTATGCCGCTCGTGGAACGTCAAAGGCAAACCGCCTCCGCCACATCATCGAAACCGTCGAACCCGCTCCCGCGGCCCAACTGCTGCGGGCGCTGTGGTATCATCGCGAGCAACGTGGCTGGACGCCCGGCGAGATCGTCGAACCGCGCCCCAGTATCGTGCGGCAGCGCTACATGCAGGTCGTCGAGCGGCTGGAGCGCCAAGCCAACCTGTCCGACACGGATGCACTCGTCGCCTTTGCGGACAACGCTACGCTGGATCAGCTGATCGAGGCAATAAACCGGGACGTCGCGGCCGGGCGCCACGCTGCTGCGCTCGACCGCCTCCACACCTACTGCATGAAGCGGTTCACCTACCACCTCGACGAGGCGGGACTATCCCATGTGCGAGAGGAACCGCTCCAGAGCCGCGTGGGAAAATACGTGAAGTGGCTGATCGAGACCCGGGATCTGCGCCCCATGACGCATCAGATACTGAAAAACGCCATGGGCATCCTCCAGCAATTCAACGACATCCGTAACAACCGATCCTTCGCCCACGACAACGATCTCATCGATGCGCATGAAGCCCGGCTAATCTTCGACACCGTGGTGGCAATTCTGCGCTTCATCGAGCCGCGCGCGGACGCGGCCCGAAGTTGA